The following DNA comes from Castanea sativa cultivar Marrone di Chiusa Pesio chromosome 10, ASM4071231v1.
AATGAACTTAAAATTTGACATTCAATTTTCCATCATGTATGGTTACCAGAATCAAATCAGCAACGCAAAGGATGATGGAATATATATGCAATCTTCTAGAAACCTATACAAATCAATGTTACAGCTAGCAAACTTGAAGATGATCAAACTTAAGAGAATCACGATCAACTAAAAACCCAGCATTTCAATAATACAGATATATCACATCTAcatttgtgaaaaaataaaaataaaaataataaagacaGCAGAGAAAACCATAGCCTATTCATTCTTAGCATGTCCCTCACTGCTATTATagattttatacaaaaatttttCTTAACACGCATTCACAATTCACCTCATCTGGACCATGAGACCGAATCAATCTCATCCCTTGCAGACTTGTATAACTCAAGCCGCTTTGCACATTGCTGCCTCCTATTCATCAATGCAGGGTCTTCATCCAACAATTCTGCAAGTTGCTTGGCCTACAGAATGAACAACAAACTCAGTAAAATGCTAACAGTACTCCTTTTACAATTCCCTCGCAATTTAGTAATAGTACTAAGATTAGCATAATCTAGATGCCATCCATGCACAATCTcgtcaattcattttttttttagtgacaaGCAGAAGGATGAATAATGGGCATGCATTCAGATCTGAACTGTATTGTATTTGTCTGGgtttgatcaaagatgataatTTTACATTAAGCAACTCTGGATCAGTTATATGATCGTATCATATCAGGCACATCTATGTGTGATTCCAGATTAGACTAGGAGAAAAACTAGGGAAACTGTAATCTATTCAAATGCCTCATTATAAATTCACAATATTCTGGCTTCAAATAGGATTGAAATCAAATCTAACGagaggggggtgggggtgggggtgggggggtgtTGTTTGGTACCTCTTTTTTGCCCACTTGTGTATAAAAATGATTGAGTAAAGACCGCTTGGCCTCCCTCACTTGACAATGAACCACAGCCTTTGGTATGGTATTCTTCAGTGTATCTGATACCATCCCAATataagagaaaatatttgatcCTATCCGGCGGAAGTGCCCTTCTGTATATCGGTCTGCAGAGGAAACAACTGGATTTCCTCCCTTCTCCGCTTCCTGAGGAAGTCTCCTGAAGAAATCCACAGTCAGGTATGAAGATTCCATTTCCACCAAACGTAGAGTAGTCTTCTTACTGTCTTCCCTGAATCTCTCCAATGCTTCACTTGCAGCTGCAGCTATTTCAGCTTGAAGGGTTGGAAAACGCTTCAACTCCTGTTCCATTCCAAAACATCAACTTAGATATTGCATTTGCAGTAAATTGTCGATATTATGGAACTGGTAAACTCTGATATCAAACCTGAGTTTCTGCAATTGACCTTCTAACAAGTTCCTTCAATATGAAGTGAACCTGCAATACCatatactcaaaaaaaaaaaaaattacaggtGCAATGTTAGTGTTGTTAAAAGTATGAAATAGCATGCAATAAAACattcagttttgtttttcataGCACTAGAAACAAGAAGATACACTTTCTGCAGCATGTAAGAAAACCTTTGTTAACACGTTAGTTAAATATTAATTGCTTCAGAGTGCATGAGTAGGGTCGAAAACTGAGGAGATATAATGGAAGATGGATTGATATTTTCTGTTCTTTAGTTGAGTAGAAAAgtagaagggaaaaaaagaacaGATGATTATTTTCTATCTGGACCCACCATTTTTAATCTTCCaaaaatgggaggaaaataGCAGAGAAGATGTCTTACATAGGTGATTTGAGATTTCTATGACTTCCCCCAAtaccaccccaccccacccctcaaaagaataaaaaggaaCTCCGTACTTCATGTATAGAAAAAAAGCACTTACAGCATCTACAGAAGCATCTGCTGGTCCTCTGAAGTAATTAAGTGCACCATCAATGAGGCGTCGATAGCCTTGCTCAGGTGCAATTAGATGAGGTTGGTACCCATCTGCCTCTGAAATCACTTTTCTTACATTCTGCAGTGAAAGATAACGATCTAATGGAAGCTTCTTCAAAGCAGCAGGCAGCTGATAGTCAAAAACTCCATATATACGATCACCACCAGGTCGACTGAGATTTTAGCAAAGTAATGTAAGAAGGAATAAATATATGATTACAAATACTTGATTTATTATATGCACTTGCCATACTTAGATAATAATACCAGGCATGTAGCGCCTACTAGAAGAAGAATCACAATTAATGATCAGAGGTCAACTTTATCTAATCATATACATAATAAAGCAAACAAGCCATTTTTATACAAGAATTGAATTGCTTATGCTTGTGAGGAAAACGGTTTTTCAAAGTATAATCTATTCAAAAAAATTGCTAGTTTAAAGgaaacatttataaaatttatgaaGCATGAAgtaaaagataatataaaacaTAAACTGCACAAGAATACTTTGACCAAAATCCTTTAAAAACATCAGCATGCTTTCAGTCACAAATGAACACAGACATCTAAGTTAATCTATTTCTTGCCGATAGAATCATGAAATGCATCATAGTTTGGCTCTGACCTAGCAGGTCAGATGggatttaaaataaatggaAGAGATAGTAAACAGAGAATAATACATTACCCTCCATCTAAATGCTCCTTGAATATTTGGTCAAACGCACGACATAACTCTAGGATAGTATACAACTGGGCCTGATATACATTATCAAAACAATTGCAGTCAAAATCCAAAAggataattataaataaaaagaataaataacataaatgtaaattCCTCACCCCAGAATCAATAGCAACAGGCCTACCAAGATGGTCTAACTCTGCTTCAAGTTCATCAATGCTTCTGTTAATCAATGATGCAATGCCTGGTATGCGAGCTTTAATTACTGATTCTAAATGCTGAAACAAAGACAATTTCAAAATGTGAGCAGCCATCCTATATagagtaaaatgaaaataaaagtacaaaaagAGTCATCAcattataaatgaaaaataagtacAATAAATAAAACCTTTGAAAGAAGTTTTGCAAGATATTCAGAACCCATTTTGCTGGATAAGTGTCCATAATCAGGACTTGTGGCAAAGAACTCGTGCTCCCTCTGCCTAGCAACAATCAtgtcaacatttttatttatatcagCTTGTGAACGGTTTACAATTCCAACCCAAGGGTGTTGAAGCCGATAAGATCTTCCTTCAAGAACCTTGAAAATAAAACaggaaaaaaatgatatcaagAGGAATAGAGGATATAACTTTTCTGCATTGGTGGAAGACTAGTGTAATTTACAAAATGCAGTAGGAACAGAAGTTTGCAATTGCCAAAGCAAAGAACGAAAATGAGTGGTGTGCAAAAGTACCAGGAAAACAATCAACACGCAATTTTCTACtaataccaaaaacaaaaatctcctaagAACACAATAAAGTAGATCTAAATGGTTGGAAAtccttcattttcatttcttcttttttaatgttaCTACATGATCATGCAAGGAACTACTATAAATgaatggacaaaacttaggtacagtaccttaggtgttGTTCTTATATTCCCCTCTTAAGACTCAACCATGtaactacttaactaaaaaatacacctccatctcatgagaaaaaatccacgTGGCAGAACCTTAGGAGGGAAACCTAAAAAATAGCACCTAAATACTATACTTAAGTCTTGTTCAAATGAATGACCACTTAGACAATCAGCTTACTGGTAGATTTtgacaaaataatatatttacttagGGCATTGCTagacacaaataaatttaacaaatgCACTTATTTTATGTTGCATCAGAAAGAATCCATCTGAAATTGAGTTGTTCTTATGACCATGTTATCCTTGAAAAGAAGAGGTAGGGAGGAAGGAATAACTTCTTTATTGTTTGCACTATTGCTTTCTAAATGGGCAACATTCAAGGGCAGATTTGCACTGCCAAATACTGTACAACAAATAAATGTTAACTATTTGTTCATGGGGTGCCCAAACACACTCGTAGTGATGTCAGAAGTTCACATTGAACAGTGAGTACTCTGCCTTTCTGACAACACACACTTTTTTCATGAATATTGTTTGTTTGAAAGCTAGTAAATATAAGACcatattttgtcattttctggtcaatcaaatattttcttttaatgtatACAAAATATAATCAAAGAATTGCCTGATGGTTATTCTACATCAACTTTTCAAAGAGGGCTTGTCGGGTTGTACATAATGCAAATTGAGCATAGAAtatcttcaaaataaaatgatttgatAGGTGAGATGCAATTATAAGCATCATATAGCCTCCAACTGAAATTTTAAGTTGTCAAGATTTTAGTGCTGAACATATCGGAAGCGAAAAGACAAAATTCTTACTTCCAATGCATTTGTTCCTTTATCCATCAAATCAAGCTTCGTCAAAACACCAAATGTTCtttcacctaaaaataaaacacataatCTCTATATTAAGGAAAATTCCTAAACTTATATTTATGAGGAGTCATgaaagaatattataaaaaacagAGACATGTGTGCCTGTAGAATTGAGATAAAAGAGTAGAAACAGTGTACAAAAAGTAACCTGTTGGATCAACTTCTCTAGCAATCTTGATAGCATCAGATGTTGCAATATCTTGATTTGCTGGAGTTATGGCCAAAATGATGCAATTTGGCTGTAAtccaaaaaaacataaatgttGAAAAAGCTTGTAAAGAACCAATAGCTACAACAGATTGCAGATATAACCAATGAATTTAAATGCATAAGCTTGAACCAAAACAAAGCCAAGATATGGAACATAATATTAGATAGTGAAAcaaaagtttttgttttaatatataagAAGAGATCATGGcgcaaaaatcaacaaaaaatctGTAAAAGTGGAACTACCAAATCTAATCAAATTTTGGGAGATTGTCTGCATAGTACATGACTTAACTTCGATGGAAGTTCTCTGCCAAATCCAAAAACAGTTGCAATTGGAAGGATTATCAAAATTAAGTGAGAGACGAATCAGTACTGCACATACAAACCTTATATAATATAAGAGACTAGTAAAGAAAAACTCTTCACCTTCTATCTTTCGTTGATGAGACCGTTTGATTACAGTCCTcccaaaaaacataaacaaattaataagaTTTCTTCAGTTCCTTAAGTAAAATGTGTTCAAGGGCAACATAACTAGTTATCAAGTTGGTACTTGACAGACAGAAGATAAAGGAGCGGGTTCTTTGCCAAATAAGCATTAGCATACCAATACTTAATAAATGTCTGTCCTTCATGATAGCTTCTTCCCTGACTTCTTGATATGTATCTCAATGATCTGAGGTTGCCCATTATGTAATTGACACATAAGAGAATAAATGTATAATACACTAAAGAACAATCTACCAGAATTCAATAGAGATTAAAGAACAGTGCCACAGATTGTATTCTTCTAACTTGATGACTTCTATTCGAAAATTATATGCAATACATGCATAAATTAATGAGTTATGATATCATTAATAAGAATGTTGCCAATTAGATCGTAACctttatataaaatgaaaaaataaaaagggaaacaGAAATCCTTTCTTTTACCTTCTCAACATATGAACGAACCATGTTTTCAATGTCTTGAACAATACTCTCTGGCTGTCCCTCTGGAAATAACAAAACATCTCtagtttataaaattaataaataaaaataaaacattcaaTGTGGATAAATCTAACTTAACAGGAGACAAAGGGGGACCTAAAGAAGTATACCTATGGCAACCTTTGTCAAACCAGGCAAATCTATCAGTGTTAAGTTGACAACTGCCAAAACATAAACCATAATTTATCAGATAACGTAAAGGATTGCAAAAAATGCTCTACAAAATGTGTGCAAAAAATGAGCAAGAACCAAGCAGAAGTAAAAgaattattacttttttctgATAGGTAAAAGACTAATGCATCTGAACAAGGATTGAACAAGTGGCCTCAGTCTCCACCCACAGGGGGAGAAGATGAattgattcaaatttcaaagaccACTAGAAAAACAGATATCATAAGAGAAACGTATGTgtgaagcaaataaaaaaagatacttaAGGTCTGTttgaatagaacttattgctgaaaactgaaaacactgtagcaaaataatttttaaatgggtaaaaaacactgttcatgccaaaagttactgttcattgacctaaaattactgttcatggccaatgaacagtaacaaacatgcgtaaaaaaaaataaaaaaatctggaCATGGACGCACGTTTgcctatccaaacgccctcttaatGCACTGCAATCAAC
Coding sequences within:
- the LOC142611740 gene encoding phragmoplastin DRP1E-like, with the translated sequence MATMESLIGLVNRIQRACTVLGDYGGDSALPTLWEALPSVVVVGGQSSGKSSVLESIVGRDFLPRGSGIVTRRPLVLQLQKTEQGLQEYAEFLHMPKKRVTDFSMVRKEIQDETDRVTGKSKQISPVPIHLSIFSPNVVNLTLIDLPGLTKVAIEGQPESIVQDIENMVRSYVEKPNCIILAITPANQDIATSDAIKIAREVDPTGERTFGVLTKLDLMDKGTNALEVLEGRSYRLQHPWVGIVNRSQADINKNVDMIVARQREHEFFATSPDYGHLSSKMGSEYLAKLLSKHLESVIKARIPGIASLINRSIDELEAELDHLGRPVAIDSGAQLYTILELCRAFDQIFKEHLDGGRPGGDRIYGVFDYQLPAALKKLPLDRYLSLQNVRKVISEADGYQPHLIAPEQGYRRLIDGALNYFRGPADASVDAVHFILKELVRRSIAETQELKRFPTLQAEIAAAASEALERFREDSKKTTLRLVEMESSYLTVDFFRRLPQEAEKGGNPVVSSADRYTEGHFRRIGSNIFSYIGMVSDTLKNTIPKAVVHCQVREAKRSLLNHFYTQVGKKEAKQLAELLDEDPALMNRRQQCAKRLELYKSARDEIDSVSWSR